atatcttcaacagatctctggagtcccctcctgctttaaactctctACAATCATCccggtccccaagaaaccctccatcactggactgaatgactacaggcctgtcgctctgacatctgttgtcatgaagacctttgaacagctggtattggcccgcctaaagactgaaacagaacagatgctggatcccctacagtttgcctaccatgcaaacagatcagtggacgacgcagtcaacactggactgcactacattttgcaacacctggactgcccagggacatatgcCCAGATTCTGTTTGTTGTCTTCAGTTCGGattttaatactataattccggaaattctccactccaaactcctaaggctcacaataccccttccatctgtcagtggatcaccagcttcctgacagacaggaaacaacaggtgagactgggaggtcaGTGTTGTAGTACTCGAGACTCGGACTCGGTCTTGGACTCGGTCTTGGACTCGGTCTCGAGACCATGTTTTAATGATCTTGGTCTTGTCATGGACTCGTGAACATTTTGACTCGGTCTCGACTCGTACTCGAATACATTTGGAATCGGACTTATTCTAGAGTCCACACGAGTccctattaaaatatatattactgtTTCTTTAAACTGATGTAAGATTGACACGAACAGTGATTGGTGATTTTTTGCACGCATCAGACTGGCGCGAGGTCAGATGGTGCAAGCCATTACAGGTCTTGACTACAGAATTTTGGCAGAAGTCTGTGTTAAAGACTCTGAAAACGTGATGTTTACTCTCCGTGAATGGAAAAAACTTCAAGAGCTGAGTGCATTTCTAGGACCATTCTCAGAGGCAGCTGACCTAACACAAGGTGAAAAGTCTGTGACTATAAGCATGGTGGTTCCTACTGTTTTGGACCTAAACGCACATCTTCTGAAAATGGGAGAGACAAGATCCCAGTGCCAGCCTTTAATTAAGGCCTTCACACCTCTCTACAAAGAAGATTTTCAGGAATATTTGTGAAAGCTAAAATGGCCATGGAGTGTGAAGAACCCATGCCTTTTTACCAAGATGTGTACTTTCTTTCTGCAATGCTTGATCCACAATTTGGTCTTAACTGGGTGGATTTAGATGTTACCACCACGATGCCACATCACTAAAGAAGTTCAGAGAAGATGTAAAGAGGACTCTGACCAGTTAGTATTTTTCTCATTTCAACTACATTTTAATGGCActattatttcatatattatttaaaaattatttatgtgACCCTGCCTGTGGAAACCCAGCTAAAGTATGGTTTTTTTGTGATTTACTGTTTTCTACATAAAACATTATGAACATTGAGTAAAGAACATTCTGTGAAAATACATCTATAACCTTGTTATCTTTAACACTGATCATGTCAAAGATTGAAATCATAGTAAAATTAATGATTGAAATCAAACTTTAACTCTTTCCCCACTCTTAACAAATCTCTaacaaaagtgctttacaaaaatacaattatCTCAGCTTTTTGCTCAAAATTTGGTATTTTTGAAGAAACCTACCCATATTTGAGAGGTGATAATAGAGAACAAATGAAGATaggatgaaacattttttttgtttgaaagcAGAGGGTCTGTTCTTTCATTTGACACATTATATggttatatatttaaagaagAGCATTTTCTGGAAGGCATTAAACTTTTgtgaaaatcataaaaaatgctGGCACTGGCtggcaacttaaaaaaaaaaaatgctggtgGGGAAAGAGTCTCAAAATTAGATTATGGGACTTAAGTCTGGATTTCAGAGACAGGGTCACACATATATTCcagtaataaacataaacatgctATTTTATCAGCACATTATCATGCTTATACTAATGCAATATTGTATTATGCTGTTTTAGATACATTGATCTCGGCCGTTGAGAGTATGGCAGAGGGTGACACTTCTCAGCAGCCGAATGCAGATGATTCTTCACAAAAAGATTCTCCACCAATCAAATTGCCACGGCTAGTAGCCCGCTACAAAGCCCACAAAAGCCAGCGCAACCTTACAGTGGATGCCAGTGTCTCTGATTAGATAAGCAAATACTTCACTGACATTCAGGATCCATGTACAGCACTTGTCTTCTGGTCTAAAAACATAGGACAAATATCCCCAACTGCATACAATAGCAGTAAAACCTTTGTCAGTCCCCGCTTCTTCTGCACCAGTGGAGAGAATTTTTAGTCGGGGTGGATTAATCATGAGGCCACATCGTACTCGTCTGGGTTACAGGATGGTGTCCTCACTTATCTATTTGAAAAGCAATTATACCCATCTGTAATCTTCAAAACTTTTATAAATGCACATAATTCAAGGCAAATTCAGTAGTTAACCTTTGAAAGTTAAAAGTTGTTATATTTTAGTTTAACATATGGTACAGTAATGTTATGTGTACTAGAATTGTCATGTAGGCTAGTAAAGTGGTACAGTTGTGTTATGTACTGGTGGTACTGGCTGtaattttttgtaataaaattgtcTTTATACGTCATATTATGTGGCAATTGTTTCCTTTTTGCCCTCAACTGACATCATTTTTTAACCAATGtgagtaatatacagtattaatggTATATGTGCTTTTCTGATTGAGCTTGTTGCTCATTTTTATAGCTTCCACCAAAAATTTTACATATGCTTGAGGGTTACTTTTAAGTCTTTTCTCAGACCCAACTTCATGTGGACtcagacttgactcggactcgACCTTCTCTGGTCTCGGTCTTGACTCGGACTTAACCCTCTCTGGACTcggtcttgacttgacttgacttggaccCCAAATGAAATAGACTTTATAGACTACCGGTGCTAGTGGAGTCACGCTCTGTTGgatgattttattgttttcattcCAACAAGGTAGTGGAGTTGAAATGATGCGTCCCCTAACATCTACATTTTTGAGAAACTGAAAGCAcacattaaaattcattttcataCAGCATATAAAGTGTATAGCTTCTCGCTGTCATGGGCGCTTTCAACACACAATATGCTTTTACGTTTGCAGTGATATTTGTAAACTTTGTAGGTACACAGACACTGAATGTGGCCCTACTTGTAGGTCATAAGTTGTTGTAAGTTTGTCTGAATGCACTGTGATTAACGATTGACATTAGCGCTATCTTGTGGACAATTGGGACCATTGTTTTCCTTGAGCTTGTCAAAATTGTGTCAAACCCTGAATCTGCCAAAATGATAATCTATGAAACATTATGTACTACAGGGTACTACAGGGTACTGTTAAGTTAGCTACAGGTGGTATAGCATCCTAAAGTACAAGCTTCTATACTAGTATACCGCTATATTGCATACAACATTATAAACTGAACCACGCAAGTCTTGGAGTCGACTCCTAGATTTCAGGTAAGTGAATCCTGAGTCGACTCCAAAAGTTTGTAGTCGTTTTTACATAATAATGCCTCAGTTGATTGACATGCTCCCTATaaactaaattttttttattgcagtttttatttatttatttgtttatttatttgtttatttatttatttattttttagttttttggtGTTTCCTAGAATCAGACAAATTCGTGTGTGGAATCGATTCACAAACGATTCCCAAAACTATCCAACAGTCATTGTGATTCTTCATCCCCCAACCGATATCCATAGCGACGCACTCGTTTTCTGGGCCGTAATTGGTCAATATTACTTCGACGAATTAATAGACCAATCAACTTATCATACGTAATGTCTTTGCACCAATAGAAAAAGAAAGCGGAAAACGAGTGGGGAAAAAACCGCACATGAGATTTTCCTCCTTACACCGGAATGACGCGGTATTAAGCATCCTATCAGAATTAGCTGTCGTGTCCAGAAGGTGAAAGGGAACTACGGCAAGCGAAGCGGACTATAAATGTTTGGTCAGCATTGTTGTGAGTTGTTACCTGATTACTTTGGGATAAGAATCTGCAAGTGTTTACGGATTCACTCGGACTTCAGGATCAGGTGAGGGACTCGGAATTGCGCTCTTATTACAAATATAACGCAACATTTCCTAACAATGCAATAATCTGagctaatgtttaaaaaaaaacaactcacttCAAGCGAAAAGTCTgtaaacatctgtaaacatcTGGATTACAATGTACACAGATTTGCTCTTCAGTGAGGTTTTGTTCATAAGGTTGtgtttgttaattgttaaaTCTTATAACCTGTTACAAACATGACTTATTTCAAGATCATTAAAATGGCCTTGTGAGGATGGACATGTTGGCATAATAATGGACATTTTTCTTTGAACaggacatcatcatcatcatcatcatcatcatgggtTACACAAAGGGGCAGCTTTGGTGCTGCCTGCTGCTGATGTCCTGCTGTGTGCTTTGTGTTCACTCACATGGAGACCATCATGGTCAAGTGTCAGGAAACCCACCACCTCCCATCACCCGCATAGACAGGAACATGGTGCAGGACAAAGAgtgagtttacatttacatttctgtcatttagcagacacccttttccagagtgacttacaatttatacaactgagcaattgagggttaagggacttgttcagtggctcagcagtggcagcttggtggacctgggatttgaactcaaaaaACTGGGGGTAAAAAACCGTGTACAGGCTAAACAGTATGGCCACATTGAAATAAACATCAGTTTTAGGAGTGAATACAGAGGTCTAATCTATGATTAACTGAACTAATAATAGGTAGCATGGTGGGTAGAGTTGacacctcacagctccatggCTGCTGGTTCAAACCTATGCTTGAGCTTTGCATGTTTTCTCcatgtcttgtgtgtgtttccactgGGTTCTGAGATTCCCTAAAAAGCTCTTAAATACATACGTTAGTGGACTAGCTACACTAAATTGCCTGAACgtgtaaatgcatgtgtaaatgtgtgcatACTGGTTTCCCATTTaaggtgtattcctgcctcatgccCAAGTGTTAGTGGGAATAAATCGATAACCTATTTATATACTGATATGAGACACGATTGGTTTTAATATGCTGTGTGCTGTTTGTCTACGTAGAGTGTAAAAGAGCTTCTGTAACAGAATGAGTGCCGAATAATTATCAGGTGGTTGTGATCACACATGAAATGTAGGGTCTTGGTGTCCCTTGTTATATTTGCATATAAGCTGAACTTTGATACTGTTCCAAAATGACcttgctgcaaaacaaacagcttAGTAGCTGGCCTGATCTTTGTCTATGCCCTGAGAACATCGAGGGTCTAACAATAATTCCACAGTGTAAAAAATAAGGTCACAtgcattaatgaaataaaaaggtgtCAGTTCAGCATAAGTACATGTCCTTTGTTCTGTCCTTCAGCCACATCATGGAGCATTTAGACGGGGTAATCGACAAGCCGGAGTCGGACATGACTCCTCAAGAGCTGCAGCTTCACTATTTCAAAATGCATGACTATGATGGTAACAACCTGCTGGATGGGCTCGAGCTTGCCACCGcaattacacatgtacacacggAGGTGGGTTGCTTCAAGCTCCCTGCACTTACCGCTGTTTGCTTATGTAATGCTCGCATAAAGCCGACTGCATCGTGTCTTTTAGATAATCCTAACTGGGAGGGTAAGATTTAGCCAGGTGCACACGGAGCAGATAGACAAATTACACTTCATACATTTGGTCATTTCTTTagatgtttgttgttttctttttaaacatggaATTTCATGGGAGAATAAAAAAGAGCAGTAAGCAATAAGGGCTTATTGTCTAAttctgttgttttatatatatatatatatattgactGGCAAATACTcaccacatttaaatataattcatgCTTCATGCCTGCTGTCATATCTTCCTGGTTTCTAGGAGAAAGGTCAGAACAGCCCACCGATGAACGAGCAGGACCTCATCAATATTATCGATCAAGTCCTTCGAGATGATGACAAAAACAACGATGGCTACATCGATTACGCCGAGTTTGCGAAGTCTCTCCAGTAATGAGGGAGGCATGGaggtgttactgtgtgtgtgtgcgtgtgtgtgtgtgtggtgggtatGGAGAAACATAGAGGAGTGTGTGCAGCCTTACTGTGAGCTCTGATTACCTCTACCTGAACAGTATCAGTGATTTGGTTGTGTATACCCATCCTCAGCAAAGCTACAGTGTTTCACAGACAGAATGGCTGCTCATATAAGCACAAACTTCAGTCTTTTTGCCATTTCAGCTCATTTTCTTGAACACTTTAAGCACTTCAAATTCAAGGTTACAACAAGGATCGGATCTGAACAGCTGGGATctactgaacacactttagcCTGAAACCTGTATCAGAAACAAGCTGCCAAATACAAGCAAAGACTTGTCCCTCTTTTATTATTGCTGCAGTGTGTTTTGAAGCAACATTCTAATGCAAAGTAATGAGTGGAGATTAAATGGAGTAAAACGACTTCCtttccttaattttttttttttttttttttttaactttggtATCAGAAACTTACAAGAAATGTCTGCCAAATTGCACTACAtgtgttcttttgtgttttcagcCTGAAAAAGTGTTGCTTTCTGGTCATATTTATCACATTTCTCAACAATGGTGATCAAGAATCAGTTCTTGCTTTTTTGCTACGAATGAATGAGAAATTTGTGTCTGTTCTAATATGCTGTTGTTCACACCAGTGTTTTTCAGTCCCAGTGCTGGAGCATCACTCTATTTTACTCTGGATTGTGTGGCTTTTGTTCGACTTTATAATGTGTGTAAGGACAGGAAAAACCGATTGTGCACCAATATTCCAGCAGTAACTGTGACTGAGAACCAGACTTCAGTCTTCATTCAGTAAA
The Tachysurus vachellii isolate PV-2020 chromosome 6, HZAU_Pvac_v1, whole genome shotgun sequence genome window above contains:
- the mcfd2 gene encoding multiple coagulation factor deficiency protein 2, whose amino-acid sequence is MGYTKGQLWCCLLLMSCCVLCVHSHGDHHGQVSGNPPPPITRIDRNMVQDKDHIMEHLDGVIDKPESDMTPQELQLHYFKMHDYDGNNLLDGLELATAITHVHTEEKGQNSPPMNEQDLINIIDQVLRDDDKNNDGYIDYAEFAKSLQ